The bacterium nucleotide sequence AGGCCGTCGAGCTGGTCGTTTTTCGTGCACACGAAGCTCGTGTTGACCGTGCAGCGCATGCCCGCGGCCTTCACCTGCCCGACGAAATCGACGAGGTGTTTGTAACATGTCGGGTCGCCGCCGCCGGCGAGAAATACCTCGCGCACGCGCAGGCGAGCGAGCTCGTCGATAAGGCGGAACGCGAGCGGCGGTTCCATCTCGCCCTGCTCGAGGGTGTCGTATCGGTCGCCGTCGCGCAAAAACGGCGAGCGCGCCCAGCAGCCGACGCAGTTGTTGGGGCACAGGTCGGTCAGGTCGACCTGCACGACCTCCGGGCCGATGAGCGCGCGGTCGCCGAGCTTCATGCCCGCGTAGCGAAGGGCTGTATCGCCGTCAATCGTCCTCAAGGCGTGCAAAACCCCCACGCCGCCCGATCGCGCGCGGCGGCGGAATATCCGCATACGATCGTTGATGCTAACACAAATCCCGTTACGATAGGCGCCATTCGGAAAGTCGGCGTTCGGCGAAAAGCGGAGGGCATGTTCGTTATGAATCGCACGGAATTTGAAACGCTTCGCGATCTTCCGGGCAAGGCGATCATCGAGGACATTCAACTTCGCTTTGTCCGTCCCTCGATTCGCGAACATCGCGGAATTCGAATTCGTCTTCCCATCAGTCCGGACCTCCTGATGAATATCAGCGTCAATGAGCGGACGGCGAAAAAGGTCGTCAACATCGTATCGCGGGGAACTGGTCCGAATTGTCGTTTGTGCGTCGACGGTTCGATCCACGGCATCGCGGGAAGGAGTCATAAACACGCGCTTCAATCCGAGGCCTGCCCCGCGAAAAATCTGCCGTATTTGAATCGCCGCGATGACCTTTCCGGAAGAAATATTCGGGATATATTCGACGAAATGTGCCACCTTGGATTGATAAATTTCAGGGGAAATTTCATACTTCCGTGAGCGTAAGGAGCCGGCGCATGGACGAAATCAAATCGATTCGAACCGCACTTCAGGGCATGCCGTCGATCCACGACATCGACGTCGTCGAAACCGGGTACGTGCGAATCGCGACAAAATTCCTGTACCCCGAAGGCGGTTTTGTCGACGTCTTTTTGGAACCACGACATTGCACGAGCCTGAAGTCCGCGCAGGCGGTGAGCGATCTCGGCGGCACGCTCCAATGGCTGCTCGATATTCAACTGGGACCAAACTTCCGGCGTGGTGGGCGACGCCGTGAAATCATCGAAAGCGTCTTGGAACTCCACGGCGCTCGCGAAGTTGAAGGAGCTTATGAGATCCCGATCCGCCAGCCCGACCGCGAGGGTCTCAACGAAGCCATCTTCAATCTGGGGCAGGTTTGCATCAAAATCGCCGACCTGATCTATACACAACGATTTTCGCGCAGATCGGCGCGCGCGCATGATGCCCGCCGCCTGGACTCCGAAACTGACCATTCGTCCTTGACACACGCCCACCGCTCCGGTTAGCTGAAATCGATCCAAGACCGACGCGCGAATTTTTTCACGACGAAAACGAAGGTCGGATATGAAACGCGATTTCCCGCACCTGGTCACGGCGATTCTGCTGTCGATCGCGATCCTGGCGGCCGCGTGCGCCAAGGAGCCCGTTGTCTTCGGCGCGGCCGGCGACGCCGAATTCGGCCGGGTTCCGCTCTACGACGTCCGCCGCAATCTCGTGCAATGGACCGACCGCCCGGTTTTCCTGACGGGCAAGTTCCAGTATCCGTTACCGCCCGGGTTCGTCGAGGAGTTCGACGCGTTTCAGGCGACAACCGACTTCGGTGAATTCGTCGTCCTGTCGCCTGCCGGAAAATACACCGCGACCGTCAATGAGATGAAAGAGGGCCGGCCGATCGAGGTCTACGGCCGCGTCTGGTCCTTCACGCCGCCGGGAAAGCGCCAGCCCGTGGTGGCGATCAAGGTGGGGTGACGGCGGGAAGCAGGAAATAGGAAAGAGGAAACAGGAAATAGGAAACAGGAAGCGGGAACAGCGATCAACTTTTGCGGCGCGCGCATGATTCGACTTATTTGAGGAGTGAACTTGTGAAGGGACATCGACGACGAAATATTTTTCCTGACGCGATCGACGATCGCGACGCCCCTACCCCCTCTCCCCTTTTCCTTTTTCTCATTCCTCGCCCATGACATACCCGGTCGTTGAGTTGAAACCCGGCCGCGAAAAGAGCCTGCTCGCGCGGCATCCCTGGGTGTTTTCCGGCGCGATCGCGCGCGAGCCCGGCGGCGAGCCGGGGGACCTCGTCGACGTGTTCTCGTCGCGCGGAGAGTTTCTCGCCCGCGGCGCGTACAATCCCCGCAGCCAGATCCGCGTGCGCGTTTTCACTTTCAACGACGAGCCGGTCGACGTGGACTTCTTCGCGCGCGTGATCGGAGACGCCGCCCGTTGGAAACGCGCGCTTTTGCCCGAGGACACGAACGCTTACCGCGTCTGTTTTTCCGAGGGCGACGGCCTGCCAGGCGTCATCATCGACGACTACGCGGGACACGTCGTGTTGCAGCTCCAGACGGCGGGCGCCGACCGACGCCGCGAGGACATCGTGAGCGCGATCGAGCGCGAGTTGTCGCCGCGCGTCGTGTACGAACGCTCGGACAGCGGCTTTCGCCTCGACGAAGGGCTCGAGAGGCAAAGCGGAACGCTCGCCGGAGACGCGCCGGACGATATCGTTCCGATCCGGGAGCGCGGGCTTCACTACTTTGTCGATATCCAGCACGGGCAGAAGACGGGATTTTACCTCGATCAACGCGACGCGCGCCGGCTCGTGGAGCGCATCGCCGAGGGCAAGTCCGTTCTCAACACGTTCAGCTACACGTGCGGGTTCGGCGTCGCCGCGCTTGTCGGCGGCGCCAGGCGCGTGGTGAACGTGGACGGCAGCGGGCCGGCGCTCGACATCGGCCGGCGCAATTACGAAGCGAACAAGCTCGCCGCGGGAGAGGACAGCTTCATCGAGGCGGACGTCTTCGATTTTCTGCGCGAGGACGAGGAGACGTTCGACATGATCGTCCTGGACCCGCCGGCGTTTTCGAAAAGCCAGGCGTCGGTACCGCGCGCGTTGCGCGGCTACAAGGAGATCATCATGCGCGGTCTGCTGCGCGTGAATCCGGGCGGATACGTGCTCGCGTTTTCGTGCTCCGGGCACGTCGACGCAGGACTCTTCCAGAAGGTCATTTTCGGCGCGGCGCTCGACGTGGGCGCGAGTGTGCAGATTCTCTCGCGATTGACGCACGCGATCGATCATCCGATCAACATCTACCATCCGGAGGGAGAGTATCTTTGCGGGTACTTCCTGCGCGTCGGCCGGCCGGGAACCCGAGCGCCTCGATACGACGATTGAGATCCCACCGCCGCGCGGCGACGGCGACAAGCGCGGCGCACGCGATCCCCACGAGAAATCCCCCGGCGACATCCGACGGATAGTGCACGCCCGCGTACACGCGCGTGAATCCCACGATTAGCGCGAACAACGCGACCACGATCGCGGCGGCGCGAAAATAAAACGCCAGCGCGGTCGCGATGGCCGCCATGTTCGCCGCATGGTTGCTCGGAAAACCCAGGCCCGACTTGCGCCCGATGACGATGCGCAGATCGTCGTATATCGCGGTGGGGCGCGGGCGCGCGATGAGGGGCTTCAGGATCTGCGAGCTGACGACATCGGCCAGGATGACCGCCGCGACGGCGACGAGCGCCACGGCGATCGCGCGCCGTCGATCGATCCGCGCGAGCACAAGCGCGACGATGGCGCCCGCGGCGATGCCCGGCCACGCCGGTTGCAGGGCGCGCGCCGCCAGGTCGAGAATTGGCGCCGCCAGGTCAGCATTGGCCAAGCGCAGCAGGGCGAGATCGATTTCGGTCAGCGACATGCGTCGATCCGGGACGGCCCAAACAGCACGGCGCCCCTCCGATGACCGGAAGGGCGCCGCGTGTGAATTCGAATTTCCTTACTTCTTCTTGTTGCCGCTCTTCTTGGTGAGCTTGCTCGGCTTGCCCGGCTTGTCGCCCGACTTCTTGATGAGCTTCTTGTCGCCGTCCTCGCCGATGGTGATGACCTTCTTCTCCGGCTGCGGCGTCGGCGCCGGCGTGGCGGCCTTGGGGGTCGGCACCGGGACCGGCTCTTCCTTACCGCAGCCGGCGGCCAGCGAGACGAGCATGAAGCAGAGCGCTACAAGCAGGGCAAAAGACTTTTTCATCGCGATCCTCCTGAGTTGACGATAAGGGCCGGCATGGGCCGACTCGCATTACTGACCTTGAGGCTTCGGCGGAACTTCCGGCCCCGGGGCATCATCGGCTCCCGGCGGCGGTGTGTTTCCCGGCCCCTCAATCGGTGTTTCCTCCGGTTCGGGTTTCGTGTCCGCCGGTGATGGCTCCGGCGTCGTTTCGCCGGCCGGCGCCGTGACCGGCGGGCTCACGTCGCCGTGAATCAATTCGCCGGTTGGCTGGGGCGTTGCCGCGGGCGCCGGCTTCGCGGGTGCGGCCGGAGATTGTCCCATCGGCTCTCCCGTGCCGGGCGCCTCGGAGCTCTTGCAGCCGGCAAGGGCCGCTAAAAACACCATCCCGATAACAAGAATCAACGCACGTTTCATGACATGACTCCTTCGATGCGGGTCAACTTACGGACCACATGCCCGCGGATCGTTCGTA carries:
- a CDS encoding phosphatase PAP2 family protein is translated as MSLTEIDLALLRLANADLAAPILDLAARALQPAWPGIAAGAIVALVLARIDRRRAIAVALVAVAAVILADVVSSQILKPLIARPRPTAIYDDLRIVIGRKSGLGFPSNHAANMAAIATALAFYFRAAAIVVALFALIVGFTRVYAGVHYPSDVAGGFLVGIACAALVAVAARRWDLNRRIEALGFPAGRRAGSTRKDTLPPDGRC
- a CDS encoding class I SAM-dependent rRNA methyltransferase, which produces MTYPVVELKPGREKSLLARHPWVFSGAIAREPGGEPGDLVDVFSSRGEFLARGAYNPRSQIRVRVFTFNDEPVDVDFFARVIGDAARWKRALLPEDTNAYRVCFSEGDGLPGVIIDDYAGHVVLQLQTAGADRRREDIVSAIERELSPRVVYERSDSGFRLDEGLERQSGTLAGDAPDDIVPIRERGLHYFVDIQHGQKTGFYLDQRDARRLVERIAEGKSVLNTFSYTCGFGVAALVGGARRVVNVDGSGPALDIGRRNYEANKLAAGEDSFIEADVFDFLREDEETFDMIVLDPPAFSKSQASVPRALRGYKEIIMRGLLRVNPGGYVLAFSCSGHVDAGLFQKVIFGAALDVGASVQILSRLTHAIDHPINIYHPEGEYLCGYFLRVGRPGTRAPRYDD
- a CDS encoding DUF1828 domain-containing protein — protein: MDEIKSIRTALQGMPSIHDIDVVETGYVRIATKFLYPEGGFVDVFLEPRHCTSLKSAQAVSDLGGTLQWLLDIQLGPNFRRGGRRREIIESVLELHGAREVEGAYEIPIRQPDREGLNEAIFNLGQVCIKIADLIYTQRFSRRSARAHDARRLDSETDHSSLTHAHRSG